From the Porites lutea chromosome 5, jaPorLute2.1, whole genome shotgun sequence genome, the window TTTAAGCTcttataaataacaaaaacgtCTCATAGTAAGAGCTTTGATTACGTTTAATTTCGTCAAATGCATTTTGATTCACGATTTTGTTGCAGTGTCCAAATTAAGGACGAAAAAGTTCTAACTACCAGTAAACACCGAAAAGTCAAATTTGGCCGCTTTCTTGTTATTTGTTGGTAAGTCTGCTCCATTTATCGCAAATATTTCGTCTTCTGAAACTGAAGCGGAACGAGCTTGAGACGCCATTGTGAATCCGATCCCAAAACAGTAAATCCAGCATTTTCCCTCACGTGATTGGcatttacacaaatttactGCAACAAATGAAAGCATTTACATCAGAAAAGACTTCACTCTCACAGGATTGGCTTGGTACACCAAcgtggccgccgtttcattcttttggaacaccaatatgacCGCTGTTGCGTTACGTGAAAACGTTCTATAGCCTATGGCATTCGGAGTTACGGGATCCAGTCAAAACAAATCATGATAATAAATCAGAAGCACTgggttagagcggttttcatttgagtgtcgaaaaataattggttttgcactttctacacgatgcgattggcttaaaagattcgcgccaccttttcatccaatcagaagtaaaaccaaagccaattgtgacgcgctcgcatgcattttcccgcgctttgcgtcagccacatgtaattacttcgagttttgattggttcaatgtattgtctgtgtcctatgtgattggccagagtaattactttggttttggttttacgacactcaaacgaaaaccactctatatgCTTCTGTAATaaatacaataactttattaacgCACGGTACTTCATCAGGACTTAAAACGTTTGATAATatacttaaaaaaataagataaatatatttaaatattataataatgcCATAGTTTTATGTAGCTACTTTCCATTAGAGCCAATAATGTCTAATACCATTCTAAAAGTTAACTATAAGATGAAAATAGCCGATTCAACCCGTTTTACAGTGTAGTGTATCTGCTTGCCAAAACTCGATCGATTGGGAGGCTATTACACAGCACCGCACCCCtatagctaaaaaataaaagcaattttttaattAGTTTGTGCGGGGCTGAGAGCTTGCTCCCAGCGTCTCTTATATCTAGGAAGAGGAGAACCCATCACGGTTTGCGCAAAATTCTATCCACTGATTTATTGGTAAATCACGAGATACTAAGAATGTTCATCTACATAGTTAGAAAATCTGGAGCCTGTTCTTCAAGTAAGTTAAGTGTACTtacagtgttttttttgttaaacgtTAGAACAAAATGGAGGAATTGCAAAAGAAATGTTCTGATTTAACCAAAGATAACGAATCTCTGAAAGCAAAGGTAGCGGAATTAATGGCCAAAGTGCAGGAGCTTTTAAAGTACAAGGAAATGGCGGAGGGATTAGCGGGGAAAGCAGCGTGTGGCACCGAGGCTGCAGAGGACGCGGCAAAGGAAAAAGTCGCCGAACAGGCGGATGAAGCAAAAGACAAGGCTACGGATGCGGTGAATGATGTAGCCGCATCAATTTCTGGCATAAAACTCCCCTTTTAATTGTCAAAATCAACTTCGTTGGATTTCACAGAGATGAAAAACAAGATTTAGTTTGACTGCACTTTCAAGATAATATTATAGCTGCATGAAGGCAGATTAGTTGATATACGTTTCATAGCTTATTGAACACATTTTGAAAGCTAATGAACACGAgattcatttattttaagcaCACGTTTCGTTTTCGAGTATGGCTGGTAGGCAATTGGATTGAGCTCAAGtgcattttttaaagaagtAAATTCTCGCCACGTATGAAAAGTGAACGACGCTCTGCTAAAATGGCTGTAACATGGAGAGGGAATTAATAAAACAACGGCTCAACAGTTAATAATTGTGAACATATGTCATTGCTTTATAAGGTAAATCCAAGACAgtattggattctggattccacgctgtgtaTTTCGGATTCCAAGTACTGGATTCTGTGTTCCATGTCACTTGAacgtggattccagattccaatctTTAACGGGATTCCGGATTGCCTATAGCTGCATTCTGTATTCCAGAGCCGAGGCTCCtggatttcacaagcaaaattttctcggattccggaatcccgaTTACAATCAAATTGGGCGAAATTCTTATCTTTTAACAAAacgtaattttgtgaaatttcatAAAACTACACACATTCACCATTCACCAGAAAGCattaatgttaagtgaagatcacggcAGAACACGCaccaagtaatagccctgtcacaaTGGTCATCCACAAActttttgccgtcctcttccttctgccgtcctgttgcgtaacgTCACTATTAATAGAAGACTAAAAGACAACTAACAACCAGTCAGGTTCATCGGCGTATTCTTCAACGAAAAACGTCCTTCGTTATCATGGCACACTTGCACTGCTACACAAATCAAATTACAGTGTGGCAAAAAGATTTGAATAGTGAAGGATAAATTAGGCGGATTACCGACTTTTAAgacttttaaacaattttgtgAGATACGATCTCAGTCTTTAGTAATGGGAACACAATTTCGCGAATATAGTCGTCTGTCACGGCAAAAAATACTGTTAGCAGCCTCCAATTTTACAATCGTAAAAGAAATGGTGTGGTCATAACCGAAAAAAGAAAGCACGTTTTTGAGGCTGCTTTCTTATGCGGAGGTGTATTTTGAATAGATCGATTCATTTTTTAGCTAGTCGTTGGATGATCCGTGAAAGACAGTGCCAAAATTGGATCATTCGCAAATTTCATGCAATACGGTTATCATGAGGTAAcctacaaaaattaaataatgttAACTTAGAGTTAATTCTGAAAAgaacgtttttttaaaacaagggttaaaatgaaatgaaattaaaaacgGCGGCTGACTCACAGATAAATGATAAAAGTATAGCCGTGATAATTGCCAATAACCCGATAGCAACAGAGATTTATGTCCTTAATAACAAGACAAGAAAGCCACAATAGCAATAAACATATCAAGGcgataagaaataaaatttctgagATCCGAGTAAAAAGTAGAAATGTTTTGATTATCTAAATTGAATGATTACACAAAgtatataaataaatgttattggAAAAATTTATGAGCCAGTTTTGCTAGATCGTTGGGTTTGGTCCTACCAATAAATTGCTTACAGCCGATATTccagaataaaaataaaaataataaaataaaataaaggcaataatcataaataaataaaaaataaaaatccttaTTAATTTACTTCAAAATGTCTTCCTCGACACATAAGCGTTCGATAAAACGTTGACGAAAAATTTCCAATTCCTGTTGTTATTGCGTGGCAAGCTATTTAAATTAGCTGAAGACAAAattatcaaaaacaaaaactgttcTCGTCTCATTCTAATGAATTGCTTCGTCCAGCCAACAAGATCTGTTTCGCATTTAGAATAGATATACAGTGTATTTCGATTAACTTCGAATGTATAGGAAAAATTAACAGTGTGCTTCTGTCAAAGGATGTTTAACTTTCCGGCATCTGTGATGAAACTGGAATgaccacaaaaagaaaacacaaaaacataaaaaccaAGCGAGAGACACTTGAAAAAAACGTCCAAGTTTATGTTTGAATACGACTCTTTGGAGAGAAACAAAGCGCAATATTTACTTGTAAACGTTTCGTCCCGAATACTTTCTATTAAACAGCCGAACTAAATACACAAAATGACAGTCAAAAGTCGCATTTCCAAGTAACATGTCAAAACATGGATATTTTTCCGAATCATGTACTAGTTATTTTATCCTAACGCTATGGGCGCCTACCAATAAAATTAGCTGCACAATGATTTCAGCCTTCAACGACTTGAATCTCTTATCCACAGATTTAATTTATGACTAAAGGGAAATTACAATTTCCATTTATTGTCCTCTTGTCGTAAAGTTGACAATTTCAAGCCCAACGTTTAATTAATCCCTAAATATGCGATTATACGATCACCTTTTCAAGAATGAACAGAAAACTATAAATCTAGGTGGTGTCAAGCTCGCTTTTACAATTACTGGAATTAAAATTCCTTAATATCTGCGCAAAGGTTGTCAGTTTGAATTTGAAGGCCATTgatgtttttttgaaaatgggGATTTTTGATGCCAATAGCGTTCTGCCTGTTGCAAAGCTGAATTTCACACAAAGTATAGGTGATAGCATGGTTTatagtgatatttcgaaattgttatatgtaatttcaggagccgttaggcgagtgaaattagagacaattttgaaatatcacgactTGTATTTAAGCCAAATAtcaagtacaaatcatgcttttatttgtttatactactaaccgcaaaaggtttgaaattttcacatgtaggtatttcaaattaagctgaaataccactgctctgagccaatcaaattcggaaatttctcatacaaatcgtTTAAAATGGGTATCTTAGTAGCGGGTGTAACAGGCTTGTAATCTTATCCAGAAAAAGGCAGAAACATCGAAACGCACTGCAATATTTCAGTTCCCCAGTTACGCTAAGTGGACCGCAATTTCCCTTGACCTTCCTAATTACACTGATTATCCCTCACCAAAATAAGTATGTTGTCCTCAGTTTGCTAACTTAAGGCAAGAGGAACACATTCTGTTTCAGTCAACTTCGCTCAAAAATTTCTGCTGCGTGGCCCAGCGTTTCTCTCACAAAGTTAGCTTACTCAGTTTGAAAACTGGGGCCAGGCTCTAGAAATCGTGGCAGAAGAAACAACTTTTTCTCTCCTACTTCAAGTTTCGTTGACTCTGTTCTATGATCTTGATGCATATCGGATCTTGCTCTAGAAATAACCACGTTGGACCGAGACACGTTCCCTTGCGAGTTGCGTTTTACAGAAAAAGAACTTTGTCTCTGGTCAGCCCGACCTTTCCACTCATTCTCTCGGCTTCCCGAGGCATGGGTAGTTCCATCTCCGACATGAATTCTTAACACTGATGAATGGCTAAACACACTCCTTACAGCGCGTCGAATTTCCCTCATTCTCCAGTAGTACATTAGCGGGTTAGCCGACGAGTTTATGAGCGCTGCGGTCTTTGCAACTTCCCATAAAACTGTTTGCTCTTCGCTGAAGAACTTTGGTGTCGAGTCTAAGAACTTAATCATAACGTAAAACGTCGGCGAGtaaaaaatgaagaacaaaACCACAACGTAGAGCATAGTAGCAGATGATTTTCTGTGTTTTCTGATGTTCACTGACGGAGGATGCAACTTTGCCTGGTTTTTGATGAGACTTCTGTGGCGACGCAGTATTAGCAATATTCTAACGTACATGAAAACTAGCACAATTGCAGCTATAGTGATAACAGCTAGACCCAATGCTGTGAACGCTGGAAAATCCAAACCTGAGGGCCAGGAGATTAC encodes:
- the LOC140939093 gene encoding melanocyte-stimulating hormone receptor-like; protein product: MTESNRSTECEFMLDDDERRKSMFATNVALLVLNCVFSLTATFQNMPVVYAILRTPTLHNPPNILLCSLAFTDLFVGCIVQPLSIAHTAVLISGKPFSCTLWHAKETLLLLFMYVSMVTLVTISTERWLALHYHLRYHQIVTVRRTLLVIAITWFCSTTSVISWPSGLDFPAFTALGLAVITIAAIVLVFMYVRILLILRRHRSLIKNQAKLHPPSVNIRKHRKSSATMLYVVVLFFIFYSPTFYVMIKFLDSTPKFFSEEQTVLWEVAKTAALINSSANPLMYYWRMREIRRAVRSVFSHSSVLRIHVGDGTTHASGSRENEWKGRADQRQSSFSVKRNSQGNVSRSNVVISRARSDMHQDHRTESTKLEVGEKKLFLLPRFLEPGPSFQTE